The Ranitomeya imitator isolate aRanImi1 chromosome 6, aRanImi1.pri, whole genome shotgun sequence genome window below encodes:
- the RPA3 gene encoding replication protein A 14 kDa subunit codes for MGDVSDAPRVRINTSMLAQYIGKPVCFVGRVEKVHPTGTSFTLCDGAGKNATVELAEPLDEELSGVVEVVGKVTPKATILGVSYIPFREDVASFDLNVYDEALKIIHEFPQYYPFGQKGLE; via the exons ATGGGGGATGTGAGCGACGCGCCGCGGGTGCGGATCAACACCAGCATGCTGGCCCAGTACATAGGGAAGCCGGTGTGCTTCGTGGGCCGGGTGGAGAAG GTTCACCCCACGGGGACATCATTCACCCTGTGTGACGGAGCCGGAAAGAACGCCACGGTGGAGCTAGCGGAACCG ctCGATGAAGAATTATCCGGTGTGGTTGAAGTTGTCGGCAAAGTTACCCCGAAAGCCACAATCCTGGGGGTGTCGTACATCCCTTTCAGAGAAGACGTGGCCTCTTTTG ATCTGAACGTTTACGATGAAGCCTTGAAGATAATTCATGAATTTCCTCAGTATTATCCCTTTGGACAGAAAGGACTGGAATAA